In a genomic window of Lepisosteus oculatus isolate fLepOcu1 chromosome 3, fLepOcu1.hap2, whole genome shotgun sequence:
- the znf296 gene encoding zinc finger protein 296, protein MSRRKLGSRPQHLSTFQDEPEPGDVADSVSEKAAGLDVGDRDLLTCGQCRSTFPLAHILLFIQHKRGRCGGGTCLGEEELQAHGPPSPPRRTLMRAPYLANGVLEAVPLDLFGGGIYRQANGPMVKQEALGLDPEEPPCYTCHSCKELFTSAWCLLQHAQHTHGLSIYLEPPPDPRGSPPFSLEEQQLAAGLLTAQRLGPALTAAFHLTAPCLPQSQGLEAGPDHVLDFSARLKELAGGVHSPSASPGPPAGSPCPPAATPPGGKACEFCGKVFKSLSNLVVHRRCHTGERPYRCPLCDHACAQSSKLKRHMKTHRGAAGEPGGWQELEQEFVLKAEVSEELGRDAAEGGPPQGEAAVPEPGSGSLLSSLGLVPGSPPAKQGLPSLFPGRVDEPAPSSPFGSPSEASLENSEESGIASGDGTPRRGAEPEGRAGRRGDTCEFCGKSFKNSSNLTVHRRSHTGERPYRCALCSYACAQSSKLTRHMKTHGLQGGRAPFLCQLCHVPFTVYATLEKHLKKCHAGEEAQLAHS, encoded by the exons ATGTCCAGGCGCAAACTAGGGAGCAGACCTCAGCACCTGAGCACGtttcaag ACGAGCCGGAGCCTGGCGATGTCGCCGATTCCGTGTCGGAGAAAGCTGCCGGCCTGGACGTGGGAGACCGGGATCTCCTGACCTGCGGGCAGTGCCGGAGCACTTTCCCCCTGGCACACATCCTGCTCTTCATCCAGCACAAGAGAGGGCGCTGCGGGGGCGGGACCTGCCTCGGGGAGGAGGAGCTCCAGGCACACGGCCCGCCTTCCCCACCCAGGAGAACTCTGATGCGGGCCCCCTATCTGGCCAATGGGGTGCTGGAGGCGGTGCCACTGGATCTGTTTGGTGGAGGGATTTATAGGCAGGCCAACGGACCAATGGTGAAGCAGGAAGCTCTGGGACTAG ACCCGGAGGAGCCGCCCTGCTACACCTGCCACTCCTGCAAGGAGCTGTTCACCAGCGCCTGGTGTCTCCTGCAGCACGCCCAGCACACGCACGGCCTCAGCATCTACCTGGAGCCGCCGCCCGACCCACGGGGGTCGCCCCCTTTCTCCCTGGAGGAGCAGCAGCTGGCTGCCGGGCTCCTGACCGCGCAGCGCCTGGGGCCCGCCCTGACCGCCGCCTTCCACCTGACCGCCCCCTGCCTCCCGCAATCCCAGGGCCTGGAAGCCGGGCCGGACCACGTCCTCGACTTCTCCGCCCGGCTCAAGGAGCTGGCCGGCGGCGTCCACTCCCCCTCCGCCTCGCCCGGCCCCCCCGCCGGCTCCCCCTGCCCCCCGGCGGCCACGCCCCCCGGCGGCAAGGCCTGCGAGTTCTGCGGCAAGGTCTTCAAGTCCCTGAGCAACCTGGTGGTGCACCGGCGCTGCCACACGGGCGAGCGGCCCTACCGCTGCCCGCTGTGCGACCACGCCTGCGCCCAGTCCAGCAAGCTCAAGCGCCACATGAAGACGCACCGCGGGGCGGCGGGAGAGCCGGGCGGCTGGCAGGAGCTGGAGCAGGAGTTCGTGCTGAAGGCGGAGGTGTCGGAGGAGCTCGGCCGGGACGCGGCGGAGGGCGGCCCGCCGCAGGGGGAGGCGGCCGTGCCCGAACCCGGGTCCGGCAGCCTGCTGTCCTCCCTCGGCCTGGTCCCCGGCTCCCCCCCGGCCAAGCAGGGGCTGCCCAGCCTGTTCCCGGGGCGCGTGGACGAGCCGGCCCCCAGCTCGCCGTTCGGGAGCCCCTCGGAGGCGTCGCTGGAGAACTCGGAGGAGAGCGGCATCGCCAGCGGGGACGGCACGCCCCGGCGCGGCGCGGAGCCGGAGGGCCGGGCGGGGCGGCGCGGGGACACCTGCGAGTTCTGCGGCAAGAGCTTCAagaacagcagcaacctgaCGGTGCACCGGCGCAGCCACACGGGCGAGCGGCCCTACCGCTGCGCGCTCTGCAGCTACGCCTGCGCCCAGTCCAGCAAGCTGACGCGCCACATGAAGACCCACGGCCTGCAGGGCGGCAGGGCGCccttcctctgccagctgtgccaCGTGCCCTTCACCGTCTACGCCACCCTGGAGAAGCACCTCAAGAAGTGCCACGCCGGCGAGGAGGCCCAGCTGGCCCACAGCTAG